A stretch of Bradyrhizobium sp. CCBAU 53338 DNA encodes these proteins:
- a CDS encoding exodeoxyribonuclease VII small subunit — MAENTQVDVSRLTFERAIEELETIVKRLEDGKVPLEESVTIYERGEALKRRCEELLRQAEARVDKITTDANGQAAGTAPLDVQ, encoded by the coding sequence ATGGCCGAAAATACCCAAGTCGACGTCTCCAGGCTCACCTTCGAGCGCGCGATCGAGGAACTCGAAACGATCGTGAAGCGGCTCGAGGACGGCAAGGTCCCGCTCGAGGAATCCGTCACGATCTACGAACGCGGCGAAGCCCTGAAGCGGCGCTGCGAGGAGCTTTTGCGCCAGGCCGAGGCCCGCGTCGACAAGATCACCACCGATGCCAATGGCCAGGCCGCCGGCACCGCCCCGCTCGACGTGCAGTAG
- the dxs gene encoding 1-deoxy-D-xylulose-5-phosphate synthase, producing the protein MNAYSKTPLLDTIRTPEDLRKLKVEQVRQVADELRQETIDAVSVTGGHFGAGLGVVELTTAIHYVFDTPRDRLIWDVGHQAYPHKILTGRRDRIRTLRTGGGLSGFTKRSESDYDPFGAAHSSTSISAGLGMAVARDLAGGKNNVIAVIGDGAMSAGMAYEAMNNAGAMNSRLIVILNDNDMSIAPPVGAMSAYLSRLYSGKTYRTLREAAKQINKRLPKILANRANRVEEYSRGFMMDGGTLFEELGFYYVGPIDGHNLDHLLPVLKNVRDMETGPILVHVVTQKGKGYGPAEASADKYHAVVKFDVATGTQAKAKPNAPAYQNVFGQSLVKEAQKDDKIVAITAAMPSGTGVDIFNKAFPDRTFDVGIAEQHAVTFAAGLATEGYKPFCAIYSTFLQRGYDQIVHDVAIQNLPVRFAIDRAGLVGADGATHAGSFDNAYLGCLPNMVIMAAADEAELVHMVATQVAIDDRPSSLRYPRGEGRGIEMPDVGIPLEIGKGRMIRQGNKIALLSFGTRLAECEKAADELAAHGLSTSIADARFMKPLDTELVLKLARDHDVLITVEEGSIGGFGSHVSQFLSDQGVLDTGMVKFRTMVLPDVFQDHDTPAAMYARAGLDAKGIVAKVFEALGKDIKTETVKLA; encoded by the coding sequence GTGAACGCATACAGTAAAACGCCGCTTCTCGACACCATCCGGACGCCGGAAGACCTGCGCAAGCTCAAGGTCGAGCAGGTTCGCCAGGTCGCCGACGAGCTGCGTCAGGAGACCATCGATGCCGTCTCGGTCACCGGCGGTCACTTCGGCGCGGGCCTCGGCGTGGTCGAGCTCACCACCGCGATTCACTACGTCTTCGACACGCCGCGCGACCGGCTGATCTGGGACGTCGGCCATCAGGCCTATCCGCACAAGATCCTCACCGGACGCCGCGACCGCATCCGCACGCTGCGCACCGGCGGCGGCCTGTCCGGCTTCACCAAGCGCAGCGAGAGCGATTACGATCCGTTCGGCGCAGCCCATTCCTCGACCTCGATCTCCGCCGGCCTCGGCATGGCCGTCGCCCGCGACCTCGCCGGCGGCAAGAACAACGTTATCGCCGTGATCGGTGACGGTGCGATGTCGGCGGGCATGGCCTATGAGGCCATGAACAATGCCGGCGCAATGAACTCGCGCCTGATCGTCATCCTCAACGACAACGACATGTCGATCGCCCCGCCGGTCGGCGCCATGAGCGCGTACCTGTCGCGCCTGTACTCGGGCAAGACCTATCGCACGCTGCGCGAGGCGGCCAAGCAGATCAACAAGCGCCTGCCGAAGATCCTCGCCAACCGCGCCAATCGCGTCGAGGAATATTCCCGCGGCTTCATGATGGACGGCGGCACGCTGTTCGAGGAGCTCGGCTTCTATTACGTCGGCCCGATCGACGGCCACAACCTCGACCATCTCCTGCCCGTGCTGAAGAACGTGCGCGACATGGAGACCGGCCCGATCCTGGTCCACGTCGTGACGCAGAAGGGCAAGGGCTACGGCCCGGCGGAAGCGTCCGCCGACAAGTACCACGCCGTCGTCAAGTTCGACGTCGCCACCGGCACCCAGGCGAAAGCCAAGCCGAACGCGCCGGCCTACCAGAACGTGTTCGGCCAGAGCCTCGTCAAGGAGGCGCAGAAGGACGACAAGATCGTCGCCATCACCGCGGCGATGCCGTCCGGCACCGGCGTCGACATCTTCAACAAGGCCTTCCCGGACCGCACCTTCGACGTCGGCATCGCCGAGCAGCACGCGGTGACGTTTGCCGCCGGTCTTGCGACCGAAGGCTACAAGCCGTTCTGTGCGATCTATTCGACCTTCCTGCAGCGCGGCTATGACCAGATCGTGCACGACGTCGCGATCCAGAACCTGCCCGTGCGCTTCGCCATCGACCGCGCCGGCCTCGTCGGTGCCGACGGCGCGACCCATGCCGGCTCGTTCGACAACGCCTATCTCGGCTGCCTGCCCAACATGGTGATCATGGCGGCGGCGGATGAAGCCGAGCTCGTGCACATGGTGGCGACCCAGGTCGCCATCGACGACCGTCCGAGTTCGCTGCGCTATCCGCGCGGCGAAGGCCGCGGCATCGAGATGCCCGACGTCGGCATTCCGCTCGAGATCGGCAAGGGCCGCATGATCCGCCAGGGCAACAAGATCGCCCTGCTTTCGTTCGGCACACGTCTGGCCGAATGCGAGAAGGCCGCCGACGAGCTCGCCGCTCATGGCCTCTCGACCTCGATTGCGGATGCGCGCTTCATGAAGCCGCTCGACACCGAGCTGGTGCTGAAGCTTGCCCGCGACCACGACGTGCTGATCACGGTCGAGGAAGGCTCGATCGGCGGCTTCGGCTCGCATGTGTCGCAGTTCCTGAGCGATCAGGGTGTGCTCGACACCGGCATGGTCAAGTTCCGCACGATGGTGCTGCCCGACGTATTCCAGGATCACGACACGCCGGCCGCGATGTACGCCCGCGCCGGTCTCGACGCCAAGGGCATCGTCGCAAAGGTGTTCGAAGCCCTCGGCAAGGACATCAAGACCGAGACCGTCAAGCTCGCCTGA
- a CDS encoding histone deacetylase family protein — MSTLLLSHKACLDHVTPPGHPERPDRLRAVEEALSVERFQFLARDLAPEGDLDLVTLCHNEHYVTELRHIAPTSGQVYLDGDTSMSPGTWEAVMRGVGGAVAATEAVMNGEHRNAFVAVRPPGHHAEIGKPMGFCFFDNVAIAARHAQRKYGIKRAAIVDFDVHHGNGTQDIFWSDPTVMYCSTHQMPLFPGTGAKGERGDHDTIVNAPLASEDGGPEFRSAFENLILPRLTEFSPELLIISAGFDAHFRDPLASLNLRAEDYAWVTRKLMDLADKSAGGRVVSVLEGGYDLQGLKESVTAHVGALMGA, encoded by the coding sequence ATGAGCACGCTTCTTCTCTCCCACAAGGCCTGCCTCGACCACGTCACGCCGCCGGGTCACCCCGAGCGCCCGGACCGCCTGCGTGCGGTCGAGGAAGCGCTGTCGGTTGAACGCTTCCAGTTCCTGGCGCGCGACCTCGCACCGGAGGGCGATCTCGATCTCGTCACGCTGTGCCACAACGAGCACTACGTCACCGAACTGCGCCACATCGCGCCGACCAGCGGCCAGGTCTATCTCGACGGCGACACCTCGATGTCCCCCGGCACGTGGGAAGCGGTGATGCGCGGCGTCGGCGGCGCGGTGGCCGCGACCGAAGCCGTGATGAACGGCGAGCATCGCAACGCCTTCGTCGCGGTGCGCCCGCCCGGCCATCACGCCGAGATCGGCAAGCCGATGGGCTTCTGCTTCTTCGACAATGTCGCGATCGCCGCGCGCCACGCGCAGCGCAAATACGGCATCAAGCGCGCTGCCATCGTCGATTTCGACGTGCATCACGGCAACGGCACCCAGGACATCTTCTGGTCCGACCCGACCGTGATGTATTGCTCGACGCATCAGATGCCGCTATTTCCGGGCACCGGTGCCAAGGGCGAGCGCGGCGACCACGACACCATCGTCAACGCGCCGCTCGCCTCCGAAGACGGCGGACCCGAATTCCGCAGCGCGTTTGAAAACCTGATCCTGCCGCGCCTGACCGAATTCAGCCCCGAGCTTCTCATCATCTCCGCAGGGTTCGATGCGCATTTCCGCGATCCGCTGGCCTCGCTGAATCTGCGCGCGGAGGACTATGCCTGGGTGACGCGCAAGCTGATGGACCTCGCCGACAAGTCCGCAGGCGGACGCGTCGTTTCCGTGCTCGAAGGCGGCTACGACCTGCAAGGACTGAAAGAATCTGTTACGGCGCATGTCGGCGCCCTGATGGGCGCTTGA